CACTGAAAGAGCTTTCTTACAGTTTGTTCTATTTGTTGTGGTCTAATTTGCTCCCTTTTTTCGGTAACGCCATATGCATGAATTCGGGACACTGGTTCCGAATCTCCTATAATTTTGCTGgcccattaaaaatgacctaatgaacaataattattacatcgccatgaccgtttctcatttttttgctaTTTTAGGGCCATGAAACAATGATTAAGGATGATTCCCAGATGTTACATtttgcattttcgtacgttaaagtttcgtcgtaagttgaTCAACGTAAGCTCAGGAATGAGATTAATTTTGAGGACATAGGTAGTTATGTTATTTATAACAGGTGATAAGTAATTTTCGTGAAGGTTATTGGGTAaataaatcgaagaaaatgagtttcgttgaagtttgacaatCTGGGATAAattacggtccaagctataataccctatATTTAttgactagtgccatacaatgtaccacatgaccatgatagtaaggtgtataaagtatgttaaaagtgattagtattttaagtaatttgagataattcctaattatgttgGTAATGGGTTAATTGTTAATTTTAGTAGGAAGTTAGCTAATTAATTAGACCTCCCAACGTGGCAGGAAGTTGGATTGTTAATCAAGCCTAATAGTTACTAGGTAAATTAGGTAGCTAGGTGACATATTTAGGGGATTCTTTGGCAAAATAATCACATAAAGTGGGACCCACACCTACTATGATAAAGACAATTTAAGTGAGATGTATATGCTTGCTAGCAACGACTGGAAAGTCTAAAAAAGAATTCATATAAACCCTTATAATGCTACAACAGCGTGagatgcaattctaagggagcgtaatataatctttctcaagaatatcatacggatttttccctacttcgatacgccgttacgtgtttttcacaaaagacgtgggttagagggattgttaagagaatcgggtcaggtatgttaaggctatcccttctttccttttggcataatccatatgatacaaacaaaatgagcaaacacacaactttcataaatgcctctattcatagaagtactagggatgcctatgttattgattccatatgtgtcttattattatatcgtctgttcatgggttttagaaaatacgtaagttgataaagttatttcgtgatattacccgaaggcatattgatcgtatgacatcccgagagatcttattgacttatttcattatgcattgcattcatttatacttgtacattgacccatgaccagatggcgatatatatatatatatatatatatatatatatatatatatatatatatgtatgtatatggggtatggggaaaggttatgacgttatatacgcaccaccacctgatcagttagtatacgttgatgatttcgctcactgaggccgagatgatatgatgggatgacctcagaggcttgatgatgttatgtaagcatatacctaagcatgctACAACATtcatacgcacatgcatgacattataaatatttcaggctTCACAAAGTCATTTAGACTTATAtgtggattcctttactccatatttcttttatgtcttatatgtatttattttcatgccttacatactcggtacgttATTCGTATTGACGCCCCTATTTTCTGGGGCCTGCGTTTTATGcctgcaggtgcaggtagacagactgacggtcccccttcttcgGATCCTTGTTCAgcaagagttggtgtgctccatttgatccggagctacttttgagttttggtacgatatgtttgaatatatatatatatatatatatgggtatgacggggcccagtcacGTCCTTTATATAATTGTACACTTTATTAGaagtctgtagacagtcatgtatagtcggatagtatgtggccttgtcagctcgccctaccgtattccgtttatatatgtacatatgtcttttgaGTACGTTTTCTCGCATATGTTATTCACATAATTCAGTAGTTTACTGCCATACATTATGCATGTCCtacaattattttatattttattttagaggtatgcttaggggtgttcgacaggtaggctcgggcactcgtcatggcccatcggtttgggtcatgacaccagATTATCATTTGCTATAGTCCACGCTATATGCATGAATTCGGACGACTGGCTCCGAATCTCCTAtaattttgcgggcccataaaaaataacctaatgaacaatattcaTCATTTCGCCATGATTCTCATATTATTTCTTGAGCTATAGTCCACGCCGAGCACATGAAGTCGGTCGACCGactccgaatctcctaaaatctTGTGCGCCCatgaaaaatgacctaatgacAATAGCCATCtcttctccatgatcgttcctcgttatttggtattttagggtcataaaacaggAATCCAagatgattcctagattttcgtgtgctatagtccacgtcaACTGAATAAATTCAGGTGGCCGGTTCCGAACCTCCTATGATTTTGCGGccccataaaatatgacctaattAATAATAATCATGGCTTCGTGTGCTATAATCATCTTCACTTCTTTTGAGAAGAAGGTTGTTCAAGGATAAAGTCATCGTCTCTCGTCTTGGTGATTCTCGTTGGTTATAATGATAGAGATGCACTGAAAGAGCTTTCTTACAGTTTGTTCTATTTGTTGTGGTCTGATTTTCTCCCTGTTTTCGGTAACGCCATATGCATGAATTCGGGCTACTGGCTCTAAATCTCATAAAATTTTGCGGGCTCATAATaaacgacctaatgaataatactcatcacttcgccatgaccgttcttcattttttggattttagggccataaaaaaaGAATTCAGAACGATTCCTAGATCTTCGTGTGAtgtagtccacgccatctgcatgaattcgagcTATTGGctctgaatctcctaaaatttgtgGGCCCATAAAAGACGACCTAATAAACAATGATCATCGTTTTTCCATGACTGTTTCTTatttttgacgttttagggccataaagcaGGATTTTATGACGATTCCTAAATTTTTGTGTAGTATAGTCCATGTCGAGCGCATGAATTCGGGCGTCTGTCAAAGAAATTCTACAAAATCAGCATGAACAAATACACAcgaaaaataaatataataagaAGTATGTGTTGCATGacctaaaacaccaaaatattaaCCCAAAAGTCAtgacgtaaaatacttgtgttctttactttccgcatttactatttcagcaaTAGTCGGCTAAGAAACACATAGAAGAACtcggtccttctataatcagtttaGGTGAAATATTGggtaccacacaaatcaccccaccctcttgtgtggtattgaagttaaaaacatcaattggtatcagagcgggttatccttgaagaggctaacaccttaggaaaagatcaagatgagtgcactacctgaaaactgggaagggcaatccactgctaggccaccactcttcaacgaccagtattactcttggtggaaaaacatgatacgatatcacatcataggagaagactatgagttATGGGACATTATGACAGATAGTCCACTGGCTACCATAaagataaatgccgaaggagaagaggtgccaaagacaagagctgactgcactaCTGATgacttgaggaaatgggagaagaatgctaaagatAAGAAATTGATTGTTTGTGGACTCGGTCCGGATGAGTTCagtagaatccaaagttgtaccactgctaaggaaatctgggacactttgcaagtggcccatgaaggaacacctcaagtgaagaggtccagaggaacactactatattctTAATATGGgaatttcaccatgaaggaagGGAAAACCATCCAAGatatgtatacaaggttcactacagtgacaaatgaacttaagtctcttggaaggattatttctgaataagacagagttgagaagattttgacaagggtaTTGCCAGTTGCTTGGGAGAGaaaaatcactgccattcaggaatcaaagaacattgccattcttaagttggatgagctaattggtAATCTCACCACTTATGAACAagaccatgaagatggatgtacccaagaaggaaaagagt
This sequence is a window from Nicotiana tomentosiformis chromosome 5, ASM39032v3, whole genome shotgun sequence. Protein-coding genes within it:
- the LOC138891908 gene encoding uncharacterized protein; its protein translation is MTDSPLATIKINAEGEEVPKTRADCTTDDLRKWEKNAKDKKLIVCGLGPDEFSRIQSCTTAKEIWDTLQVAHEGTPQEGKTIQDMYTRFTTVTNELKSLGRIISE